The Alnus glutinosa chromosome 7, dhAlnGlut1.1, whole genome shotgun sequence genome includes a region encoding these proteins:
- the LOC133872865 gene encoding uncharacterized protein LOC133872865 has protein sequence MALMATRTKLPRLLSSGSRSPLFGRLGAMCSSTAAAPVESRPVGLGVLGLKDYEDYRRSLYGEITHKALLVDAAGTLLVPSQPMAQIYRTIGEKYGVKFSEDEILNRYRRAYGQPWGRSRLRYVNDGRPFWQYIVSYSTGCSDTQYFEEIYNYYTTDKAWHLCDPDAEKVFKALRKAGVKLGVVSNFDTRLKPLLRALNCENWFDAVAVSAEVEAEKPNPTIFLKACDLLGVKPEDAVHVGDDRRNDIWGARDAGCDAWLWGSDVHSFKEVAQRIGVGI, from the exons ATGGCTCTAATGGCAACGAGAACGAAGCTCCCTAGGCTTCTTTCTTCTGGGTCTCGGTCCCCGTTGTTTGGGAGGCTAGGAGCAATGTGTTCGTCCACTGCGGCGGCTCCGGTGGAGTCGAGGCCCGTGGGATTGGGGGTACTGGGACTGAAAGACTATGAGGACTATCGGAGGTCTTTGTACGGTGAGATCACCCACAAGGCCTTGCTGGTTGACGCCGCCGGCACGCTTCTTGTTCCTTCCCAGCCTATGGCCCAG ATTTATAGGACGATTGGGGAGAAGTATGGGGTGAAGTTCTCAGAGGATGAGATATTGAACAGATACAGAAGGGCTTATGGCCAGCCTTGGGGTAGATCTCGTCTCAG ATATGTTAATGATGGGAGGCCCTTCTGGCAATATATAGTCAGTTATTCCACTGGATGTTCAGATACTCAgtactttgaagaaatttatAACTACTATACCACTGACAAG GCTTGGCACCTCTGTGATCCTGATGCCGAGAAAGTATTTAAAGCTCTTAGAAAAGCGGGCGTGAAGTTGGGTGTTGTCTCAAATTTTGACACTCGATTAAAACCTCTATTGCGGGCTCTAAATTGTGAAAATTGGTTTGATGCTGTGGCAGTGTCAGCTGAA GTCGAAGCAgagaagccaaatccaacaatatTTCTAAAAGCTTGTGATTTATTAGGAGTGAAGCCCGAGGATGCTGTACATGTAGGGGATGACCGCAGGAATGATATATGGGGTGCTAGAGATGCAGGTTGTGATGCTTGGCTTTGGGGAAGTGATGTTCACTCTTTTAAGGAG gTTGCTCAGAGGATAGGGGTCGGgatttaa